One genomic segment of Pseudonocardia sp. T1-2H includes these proteins:
- a CDS encoding DUF503 domain-containing protein gives MYVGALELDLLLGDVRSLKQKRSVVRPVVAELRRKYEVSAAEAGHLDLHRRALIGVSCVAADPGHVTAVLDSCERLVAARPELELLSARHRMLGPEDD, from the coding sequence ATGTACGTGGGGGCCCTCGAGCTCGACCTCCTCCTCGGGGATGTGCGCTCGTTGAAACAGAAGCGCTCCGTGGTCCGGCCCGTCGTGGCCGAGCTGCGGCGCAAGTACGAGGTGTCGGCCGCCGAGGCCGGACACCTCGATCTCCACCGCCGCGCCCTGATCGGGGTGTCCTGCGTCGCCGCGGACCCCGGCCACGTCACCGCGGTGCTCGACTCGTGCGAGCGGCTCGTCGCCGCCCGCCCGGAACTCGAACTCCTCTCGGCGCGGCACCGGATGCTGGGCCCCGAGGACGACTGA
- a CDS encoding response regulator transcription factor: MRALLVEDDEVLGKALRRALSEGGFRVRHVTTGGAALAAVAEDEPDVVLLDMGLPDRDGLAVCRGIREISRVPILAVTGRGAVEARVRGLRSGADDYIVKPFLVEELLARMDAVLRRTRGLGVAPTVVAGDVEVDLSRRSVTVAGEPVTLARKEFDLLAALARREGAVVARDELLDEVWGSVDASARRTLEAHVGLVRSKLGRPGAIVTVRGVGYRLDR, from the coding sequence GTGCGTGCCCTGCTCGTCGAGGACGACGAGGTGCTCGGCAAGGCGCTCCGCCGCGCCCTGTCCGAGGGCGGGTTCCGCGTGCGCCACGTGACGACCGGCGGCGCCGCGCTCGCCGCCGTCGCCGAGGACGAACCGGACGTCGTGCTGCTGGACATGGGCCTGCCGGACCGGGACGGGCTGGCCGTCTGCCGCGGGATCCGCGAGATCTCCCGGGTGCCGATCCTGGCCGTCACCGGGCGGGGCGCGGTGGAGGCGCGGGTCCGCGGGCTGCGCAGCGGTGCGGACGACTACATCGTCAAGCCGTTCCTGGTCGAGGAGCTGCTGGCGAGGATGGACGCCGTGCTGCGCCGTACCCGCGGGCTCGGTGTCGCGCCCACGGTCGTCGCCGGGGACGTGGAGGTGGACCTGTCCCGGCGGTCGGTGACCGTCGCGGGAGAGCCGGTCACGCTCGCGCGCAAGGAGTTCGACCTGCTCGCGGCGCTGGCCCGGCGGGAGGGCGCGGTGGTGGCGCGCGACGAGCTGCTCGACGAGGTGTGGGGGAGCGTGGACGCCAGCGCGCGGCGGACCCTGGAGGCGCACGTCGGGCTGGTGCGGTCGAAGCTCGGCCGGCCGGGGGCGATCGTGACGGTGCGCGGAGTCGGCTACCGGCTGGACCGGTAG
- a CDS encoding cation:dicarboxylate symporter family transporter produces MAQVASETTTTAPRRRRRFFTQLWFWVIVGIVGGILLGLLAPGVAKETKWLADAFVQMIKVIVGPVIFCTVVVGIASIGNLARAGRLATRALGYFLVATAVALTLGLTAANVFAPGAGFQGTPSQAQLDAAQKQIGSGETDSGIVAFITNDLLPKSFLGPFVDNKVLQVLVLAILTACAVSMLAAPMRTRIVGAIDSIAKVIFGIIKLIMWAAPLGAFGGMAYTVAAFGASSLGNLGALMLVFWGTCAVFVVVVLGAVSAWAGFNIFKVIRLIKDELLIILGTSSSESVLPRLLTKLESAGASRQTVGLVIPTGYSFNLDGTCIYLTLGALFIIQAGGETLPVGAQIGLALLMVLTSKGAAGITGAGLITLSASLQAFGGEFFTPEAIAVGIAVIIGIDRVMSEGRALTNCIGNVVATLVIARWNDELRPRAARRGARRPVAGGVGHGRRARRGRRGAARRRRRARRPRARRHDEPLSGIHAPVTGTRRDSRRRGSRLVRRLLALQLVTVLITVGGVAALGVWGAREVETDAAERLTRATATSVATDPQVVAAVAAGGDPFVVARTMQPLAERVRIATGTAFVVVMSPQGIRYSHAEPDRIGGVYVGSTAEALAGQPHSEHFLGTLGPSIRTVVPVVDGGRVVGMVSVGVLENRISALVWRELPWILLVAAAAVALGGLLAWLLARRVRRQTLGLEPEEIAAAYAHHDAVLHAVREGLVVLDPRGRVVVANAEARRLLGWAGDDVEGRRLAELGVDPALRAVVRPPESGGSVEVRDSLALAGERVLLVSRTAAGERAGAGTRVVTLRDRTEVADALRQRDAARDRARALAGQAHEFANRMQTVLTLVQLGDTADALRAGTTALDRTRGPAEAVLAQVQDPVLAAVLVDKAWVAAERDVAFTVTDTTDGGTTTAASPDDLVTLLGNLVDNALDAVTTGRESDPGAPAEIRVRLATEHGRLVLEVADTGPGVPPDAGEDIFEHGFSTKPAAPDRPRGIGLALVSRVARRLGGSVDLRPGSPGTVFTVRIPAVRPGPLPSPPSVPTTSAGPPPPA; encoded by the coding sequence ATGGCTCAGGTCGCCAGCGAAACGACCACCACCGCTCCGAGACGACGGAGGCGGTTCTTCACCCAGCTCTGGTTCTGGGTCATCGTGGGCATCGTCGGAGGAATCCTCCTCGGCCTGCTCGCGCCGGGCGTGGCCAAGGAGACGAAGTGGCTCGCCGACGCCTTCGTCCAGATGATCAAGGTGATCGTCGGCCCGGTGATCTTCTGCACCGTCGTCGTCGGCATCGCCTCGATCGGCAACCTGGCCCGCGCCGGCCGCCTCGCCACCCGCGCGCTCGGCTACTTCCTCGTCGCGACGGCCGTCGCGCTGACCCTCGGGCTCACCGCGGCCAACGTGTTCGCGCCGGGGGCGGGCTTCCAGGGCACCCCCTCGCAGGCCCAGCTCGACGCGGCGCAGAAGCAGATCGGCTCCGGCGAGACGGACTCCGGCATCGTCGCGTTCATCACCAACGACCTGCTGCCGAAGAGCTTCCTCGGCCCGTTCGTGGACAACAAGGTCCTGCAGGTCCTGGTGCTGGCGATCCTCACCGCGTGCGCGGTCAGCATGCTCGCCGCGCCGATGCGGACGCGGATCGTCGGCGCGATCGACAGCATCGCGAAGGTGATCTTCGGCATCATCAAGCTGATCATGTGGGCGGCGCCGCTCGGCGCGTTCGGCGGCATGGCCTACACGGTCGCCGCGTTCGGCGCCTCGTCGCTGGGCAACCTCGGCGCCCTGATGCTCGTCTTCTGGGGCACCTGCGCCGTGTTCGTGGTCGTGGTGCTCGGCGCCGTCTCCGCGTGGGCCGGGTTCAACATCTTCAAGGTCATCCGGCTGATCAAGGACGAGCTGCTGATCATCCTCGGCACCTCGTCGTCGGAGTCCGTGCTGCCCCGGCTGCTGACCAAGCTGGAGTCCGCGGGCGCGTCGCGGCAGACCGTCGGCCTGGTCATCCCGACCGGCTACTCGTTCAACCTCGACGGCACTTGCATCTACCTGACGCTCGGCGCGCTGTTCATCATCCAGGCGGGCGGTGAGACGCTGCCGGTCGGCGCCCAGATCGGCCTCGCCCTGCTGATGGTGCTGACGTCCAAGGGCGCCGCGGGCATCACCGGCGCCGGGCTGATCACGCTGTCCGCCTCGCTGCAGGCGTTCGGCGGGGAGTTCTTCACCCCGGAGGCCATCGCCGTCGGCATCGCGGTGATCATCGGCATCGACCGGGTGATGAGCGAGGGCCGGGCGCTGACCAACTGCATCGGCAACGTCGTCGCCACCCTGGTGATCGCCCGGTGGAACGACGAGCTTCGACCGCGAGCGGCTCGCCGCGGTGCTCGACGACCCGTCGCTGGTGGAGTCGGACATGGACGCCGAGCACGGCGAGGGCGCCGAGGAGCAGCCCGTCGCCGTCGACGGGCCCGCCGACCGCGAGCTCGCCGCCACGACGAACCGCTGAGCGGTATACATGCGCCCGTGACCGGGACGCGTCGGGACAGCCGGCGGCGGGGCTCGCGCCTCGTCCGCCGGCTGTTGGCGTTGCAGCTGGTGACGGTGCTGATCACCGTCGGCGGGGTGGCGGCGCTCGGGGTGTGGGGCGCACGCGAGGTCGAGACGGACGCGGCCGAGCGGCTCACCCGGGCGACCGCGACGTCCGTGGCGACGGACCCGCAGGTGGTCGCGGCCGTGGCGGCGGGCGGCGACCCGTTCGTCGTCGCCCGCACGATGCAGCCGCTGGCCGAACGCGTCCGGATCGCCACCGGCACCGCGTTCGTCGTGGTGATGAGCCCGCAGGGCATCCGCTACAGCCACGCCGAGCCGGACCGGATCGGCGGCGTCTACGTGGGCTCGACGGCCGAGGCGCTGGCCGGACAGCCCCACAGCGAGCACTTCCTCGGCACGCTCGGGCCGTCGATCCGGACCGTCGTGCCCGTGGTCGACGGCGGGCGGGTCGTCGGGATGGTGTCCGTCGGGGTGCTGGAGAACCGGATCAGTGCCCTGGTGTGGCGGGAGCTGCCCTGGATCCTGCTGGTCGCCGCGGCCGCGGTGGCGCTCGGCGGACTGCTCGCGTGGCTGCTCGCCCGCCGGGTCCGGCGGCAGACCCTGGGCCTCGAGCCCGAGGAGATCGCCGCCGCCTACGCCCATCACGACGCGGTGCTGCACGCCGTCCGGGAGGGCCTGGTCGTGCTGGACCCGCGGGGGCGGGTGGTGGTCGCGAACGCGGAGGCGAGAAGGCTCCTCGGCTGGGCCGGCGACGACGTCGAAGGCCGTCGGCTGGCCGAGCTGGGCGTCGACCCGGCGTTGCGGGCGGTGGTCCGGCCCCCGGAGTCCGGCGGGTCCGTCGAGGTCCGGGACTCCCTCGCCCTCGCCGGGGAACGCGTCCTGCTCGTGAGCCGCACCGCCGCCGGGGAACGGGCGGGCGCCGGGACCCGGGTCGTCACGCTCCGGGACCGCACCGAGGTCGCGGACGCACTCCGCCAGCGCGACGCGGCCCGCGACCGCGCCCGCGCGCTGGCCGGGCAGGCCCACGAGTTCGCCAACCGGATGCAGACCGTGCTCACGCTGGTCCAGCTCGGGGACACCGCGGACGCGCTGCGGGCCGGCACCACCGCCCTGGACCGCACCCGCGGGCCCGCGGAGGCGGTGCTCGCCCAGGTGCAGGACCCGGTCCTCGCCGCGGTGCTGGTGGACAAGGCGTGGGTCGCCGCGGAGCGCGACGTCGCGTTCACCGTCACCGACACCACCGACGGGGGGACGACGACGGCCGCGTCCCCCGACGATCTCGTCACCCTGCTGGGCAACCTCGTCGACAACGCCCTGGACGCCGTCACGACCGGCCGGGAGTCCGACCCCGGCGCCCCCGCCGAGATCCGCGTCCGGCTGGCCACCGAGCACGGCCGGCTGGTCCTCGAGGTCGCGGACACCGGACCCGGCGTGCCGCCCGACGCCGGGGAGGACATCTTCGAGCACGGCTTCTCCACCAAGCCCGCGGCGCCGGACCGGCCGCGCGGGATCGGCCTGGCGCTGGTGTCCCGGGTCGCGCGGCGGCTCGGCGGCAGCGTGGACCTGAGGCCCGGTTCGCCCGGCACGGTGTTCACCGTCCGGATCCCGGCGGTCAGGCCCGGACCGCTCCCGTCACCGCCCAGCGTCCCGACCACATCCGCAGGCCCACCGCCACCAGCCTGA
- the rbfA gene encoding 30S ribosome-binding factor RbfA, with the protein MVDQSRARRLAKRISQIVAHAIEHEIKDPRLTMVTITDSRVTGDLREATVYYTVLGRSVDEAPDLAGAAAALASASGVLRSTVGQQTGIRHTPSLAFVADQVPDEARRMEELLARTRESDAEVARLAAGARPAGEADPYRAPRERADDGDEVE; encoded by the coding sequence ATGGTGGACCAGAGCCGCGCGCGCCGGCTGGCCAAGCGGATCTCGCAGATCGTCGCGCACGCGATCGAGCACGAGATCAAGGACCCGCGCCTGACGATGGTGACGATCACCGACAGCCGGGTGACCGGCGACCTGCGGGAGGCGACCGTGTACTACACGGTCCTCGGTCGGTCCGTGGACGAGGCGCCGGACCTGGCGGGTGCCGCCGCGGCGCTCGCCAGCGCGTCGGGGGTCCTGCGCTCCACGGTCGGTCAGCAGACCGGCATCCGGCACACGCCGAGCCTCGCGTTCGTCGCCGACCAGGTGCCGGACGAGGCCCGCCGGATGGAGGAGCTCCTCGCCCGCACCCGCGAGTCCGACGCCGAGGTGGCCCGGCTCGCCGCCGGCGCCCGCCCGGCCGGGGAGGCCGATCCCTACCGCGCCCCGCGCGAGCGCGCGGACGACGGCGACGAGGTCGAGTGA
- a CDS encoding class I SAM-dependent methyltransferase — protein MPTEGAPVVVELGPGTGAISAAIEERQPPRARHLAVELDRGMADYLRRTRPGLEVVQGNALALSTLLAERTVPAVDAVISGLPWSLFDRATQRDILDEAAGVLAPNGAFVTFAYSYTVVMPPARRFRRLLHEVFDEVVVTRTVWRNLPPAFAYICRRPRVTGGVSAPRAIAGG, from the coding sequence GTGCCCACCGAGGGCGCCCCGGTCGTCGTCGAGCTGGGGCCCGGGACCGGCGCCATCAGCGCCGCCATCGAGGAACGGCAGCCGCCGCGCGCGCGGCACCTCGCCGTCGAGCTGGACCGGGGGATGGCGGACTACCTGCGTCGCACCCGCCCCGGGCTGGAGGTGGTGCAGGGCAACGCCCTCGCGCTGTCCACCCTGCTCGCCGAGCGCACCGTCCCGGCCGTCGACGCGGTGATCAGCGGGCTGCCGTGGTCGCTGTTCGACCGGGCCACGCAGCGCGACATCCTCGACGAGGCCGCCGGCGTCCTCGCACCGAACGGGGCGTTCGTCACCTTCGCCTACAGCTACACGGTGGTCATGCCGCCGGCGCGGCGTTTCCGCCGGCTGCTGCACGAGGTGTTCGACGAGGTCGTGGTCACCCGCACGGTCTGGCGCAACCTGCCGCCCGCCTTCGCCTACATCTGCCGCCGCCCCCGGGTGACCGGGGGAGTGTCCGCGCCCCGGGCGATCGCCGGGGGATGA
- the infB gene encoding translation initiation factor IF-2: MAGKARVHELAKELGLSSKQVLSKLQDLGEYVKSPSSTVEAPVARKLRDSVSGGGNGNGGGGGGRRAPGGARPGPRPSGGPTPTPGPSAVPGPPRSGGVPGPSAVPGPGPRPGPRPPAAPSTPPAPAAPAAPAAPAAPAASSAPAPAERQQRPEQRPGSGPRPGAPGPRPGPQPVRQQPATEQPAAQAPAAPAEPAARPGPRPQQQPSRQQPAAASSGDTGTVPPRPSGPRPGPRTPRVGNNPFGVGSGAPPRPAAPRPGPPPAAPQGGGAGERPERSGGPGGQGGARPGPGQGGPRPAARPGGEAGRGGPRPPNPGNMPPRPNPGMMPAKPAGGRPAPGGRGGPGGGRGGPGGGRPGGPGGRPGGGGGGFRPGGGGPGGGGGAPAGGGFRGRPGGGGGRGRGGTAGAFGRPGGPARKGRKSKRQKRQEYDAMQAPSVGGVRLPKGQGETIRLPRGASLTDFADKINANPASLVQVLFHLGEMVTSTQSVSDEILELLGSEMNYQVQVVSPEEEDRELLDSFSLTYGENAGDDDDLEVRPPVVTVMGHVDHGKTRLLDTIRKANVRESEAGGITQHIGAYQVMAELEGYERPITFIDTPGHEAFTAMRARGAKSTDIAVIVVAADDGVMPQTVEAINHAQAANVPVVVAVNKIDKEGANPAKIRQQLTEYGLVAEEYGGDTMFVDISAKQGTNIDQLLESILLTADAALDLRANPDMEAQGVAIEAHLDRGRGPVATVLVQRGTLHVGDSIVAGDASGRVRRMFDEHGEDIIEATPSRPVQVIGFTSVPGAGDTFLVVDEDRVARQIADRRRARERNAELASRRKRVSLEDLDAALKETNQLNLIIKGDNSGTVEALEDALMKLDVGEDVELRVIHRGVGGITEGDINLAIADNVIVMGFNVRAEGKATELANREGVEIRYYSVIYQAIDEIEAALKGMLKPEYEEVELGRAEVRDVFKSSKFGTIAGCLVMGGEIRRNARGRLLRDSVVIAENLPISSLRRFKDDVVEVREGYECGLTLGTYSDIKVGDVIETFEMREKPRA, encoded by the coding sequence TCGAGGCCCCCGTCGCGCGCAAGCTGCGTGACTCGGTCTCCGGCGGCGGCAACGGCAACGGTGGTGGCGGCGGTGGCCGTCGTGCCCCCGGTGGCGCTCGCCCCGGCCCCCGTCCCTCGGGCGGCCCCACCCCCACCCCCGGTCCCTCGGCCGTGCCCGGTCCGCCGCGTTCCGGCGGCGTCCCCGGACCGTCCGCGGTGCCCGGCCCCGGACCGCGTCCCGGCCCCCGGCCGCCCGCGGCCCCCTCGACCCCTCCGGCCCCGGCGGCTCCCGCCGCTCCGGCGGCTCCCGCCGCTCCGGCGGCCTCGTCCGCTCCGGCCCCGGCCGAGCGTCAGCAGCGGCCCGAGCAGCGGCCGGGTTCCGGCCCGCGCCCTGGTGCCCCCGGACCCCGTCCGGGTCCGCAGCCGGTGCGGCAGCAGCCCGCGACCGAGCAGCCGGCGGCGCAGGCCCCGGCCGCCCCGGCCGAGCCCGCGGCCCGTCCCGGCCCGCGTCCGCAGCAGCAGCCCTCCCGGCAGCAGCCCGCGGCCGCATCGTCCGGTGACACCGGCACGGTCCCGCCGCGTCCCTCGGGCCCGCGGCCCGGTCCGCGCACCCCGCGGGTCGGCAACAACCCCTTCGGCGTCGGCTCCGGCGCCCCGCCCCGTCCGGCCGCTCCGCGTCCCGGTCCGCCCCCCGCCGCACCGCAGGGTGGCGGCGCGGGTGAGCGTCCCGAGCGCAGCGGTGGCCCCGGCGGCCAGGGCGGCGCCCGTCCCGGCCCCGGCCAGGGTGGACCGCGTCCCGCGGCCCGTCCGGGCGGCGAGGCCGGTCGCGGTGGCCCGCGTCCGCCGAACCCCGGCAACATGCCGCCTCGCCCCAACCCGGGGATGATGCCGGCCAAGCCGGCCGGTGGCCGTCCCGCGCCCGGTGGGCGTGGTGGTCCCGGTGGTGGCCGAGGTGGCCCCGGCGGCGGTCGTCCCGGTGGTCCGGGCGGTCGTCCCGGTGGTGGCGGCGGCGGTTTCCGTCCCGGTGGCGGTGGCCCCGGTGGCGGCGGCGGCGCCCCGGCCGGTGGTGGCTTCCGTGGACGTCCCGGCGGCGGCGGTGGCCGTGGCCGTGGCGGTACCGCGGGTGCGTTCGGTCGTCCCGGCGGACCGGCCCGCAAGGGTCGTAAGTCGAAGCGGCAGAAGCGCCAGGAATACGACGCCATGCAGGCGCCCTCGGTCGGCGGCGTTCGCCTTCCGAAGGGCCAGGGCGAGACGATCCGTCTCCCCCGTGGCGCGTCCCTGACGGACTTCGCAGACAAGATCAACGCCAACCCGGCGTCGCTGGTCCAGGTCCTGTTCCACCTGGGTGAGATGGTCACGTCGACACAGTCCGTGTCGGACGAGATCCTCGAGCTGCTCGGGTCGGAGATGAACTACCAGGTCCAGGTCGTCAGCCCGGAGGAGGAGGACCGGGAGCTGCTCGACAGCTTCTCCCTCACCTACGGCGAGAACGCCGGGGACGACGACGACCTCGAGGTCCGGCCGCCGGTCGTGACCGTCATGGGTCACGTCGACCACGGTAAGACGCGACTGCTGGACACGATCCGCAAGGCGAACGTCCGCGAGAGCGAGGCCGGCGGCATCACCCAGCACATCGGTGCCTACCAGGTGATGGCCGAGCTCGAGGGCTACGAGCGTCCGATCACGTTCATCGACACCCCGGGTCACGAGGCGTTCACCGCCATGCGTGCCCGTGGTGCGAAGTCCACGGACATCGCGGTGATCGTGGTCGCGGCCGACGACGGCGTCATGCCGCAGACGGTCGAGGCGATCAACCACGCCCAGGCGGCGAACGTGCCGGTCGTGGTCGCGGTCAACAAGATCGACAAGGAGGGGGCCAACCCCGCCAAGATCCGCCAGCAGCTCACCGAGTACGGGCTGGTCGCCGAGGAGTACGGCGGCGACACGATGTTCGTGGACATCTCTGCGAAGCAGGGCACGAACATCGACCAGCTCCTCGAGTCGATCCTGCTCACGGCGGACGCCGCTCTGGACCTCCGGGCCAACCCGGACATGGAGGCCCAGGGTGTCGCGATCGAGGCGCACCTCGACCGCGGCCGCGGCCCCGTGGCCACGGTCCTGGTGCAGCGCGGAACGCTGCACGTCGGCGACTCGATCGTCGCGGGAGACGCCTCCGGGCGTGTCCGGCGGATGTTCGACGAGCACGGCGAGGACATCATCGAGGCGACCCCGTCGCGTCCGGTCCAGGTCATCGGCTTCACGTCGGTGCCCGGTGCGGGTGACACCTTCCTCGTCGTCGACGAGGACCGGGTCGCGCGGCAGATCGCCGACCGGCGGCGCGCTCGTGAGCGCAACGCCGAACTGGCGAGCCGTCGCAAGCGCGTCAGCCTCGAGGACCTCGATGCGGCGCTCAAGGAGACGAACCAGCTCAACCTGATCATCAAGGGTGACAACTCGGGTACCGTCGAGGCCCTCGAGGACGCCCTGATGAAGCTGGACGTGGGCGAGGACGTCGAACTGCGCGTCATCCACCGCGGCGTCGGTGGGATCACCGAGGGCGACATCAACCTCGCCATCGCGGACAACGTCATCGTCATGGGCTTCAACGTCCGTGCCGAGGGCAAGGCCACGGAGCTGGCCAACCGCGAGGGCGTGGAGATCCGCTACTACTCGGTGATCTACCAGGCGATCGACGAGATCGAGGCGGCCCTGAAGGGCATGCTGAAGCCGGAGTACGAGGAGGTGGAGCTCGGCCGCGCCGAGGTCCGCGACGTCTTCAAGTCCTCCAAGTTCGGCACCATCGCCGGTTGCCTCGTGATGGGCGGCGAGATCCGTCGCAACGCGCGCGGCCGCCTGCTGCGGGACAGCGTCGTGATCGCCGAGAACCTGCCGATCAGCTCGCTGCGGCGGTTCAAGGACGACGTGGTCGAGGTCCGCGAGGGCTACGAGTGCGGTCTCACCCTCGGCACGTACAGCGACATCAAGGTCGGTGACGTGATCGAGACCTTCGAGATGCGCGAGAAGCCCCGCGCCTGA
- a CDS encoding MATE family efflux transporter, with the protein MSDPHHRSDPHDPEADGPLPARSVLRLALPALPVLAAEPLYVLVDTAVVGRLGAVPLAGLAVAGVLFTQVTSQLNFLSYGTTARAARLHGAGRRSAAVGEGVQATWLALAVGLVVLGAGQLVAGPLAQALGDGGEIASSAVSWLRIALFGAPMVLVTLAGNGWMRGVQDTVRPMRYVLAGNGLSALMCPFLVHGAGSWPGWGLEGSAVANVVAQTVVAGLFLAALAKERRAAPDADPVPLRPVPSLIRAQLGLGRDLILRTAAFQACFLSATAVAARFGAPSVAAHQIVLQLWNFQSLVLDAVAIAAQSLVGAALGAGGAQRAKAVAKQVTRYGLVLGIGFAVVFAALYPVLPRVFTADPATLAAVPLAWWFFTALQPIAGVVFAIDGVLLGAGDAAFLRTTTLLAAAAGFLPLIWVSLVFGWGLAGIWTGLSLFMLIRLVAVGLRMWSGRWAVTGAVRA; encoded by the coding sequence GTGAGCGACCCGCACCACCGATCCGACCCGCACGACCCGGAGGCCGACGGCCCGCTCCCGGCCCGCAGCGTCCTGCGGCTCGCCCTGCCCGCGCTCCCCGTGCTGGCGGCGGAGCCGCTCTACGTGCTGGTGGACACGGCCGTCGTCGGCCGGCTCGGGGCGGTCCCGCTGGCCGGGCTGGCCGTCGCCGGGGTGCTGTTCACCCAGGTCACGAGCCAGCTGAACTTCCTCTCCTACGGCACGACCGCCCGCGCGGCCCGGCTGCACGGCGCCGGCCGCCGGTCGGCGGCCGTCGGGGAGGGCGTGCAGGCGACGTGGCTCGCGCTGGCCGTCGGGCTCGTCGTGCTCGGGGCCGGGCAGCTCGTCGCCGGGCCGCTCGCGCAGGCCCTCGGCGACGGCGGCGAGATCGCGTCGTCGGCCGTCTCCTGGCTGCGGATCGCGCTCTTCGGCGCACCGATGGTGCTCGTCACGCTCGCCGGCAACGGTTGGATGCGCGGCGTCCAGGACACCGTGCGGCCGATGCGGTACGTGTTGGCCGGCAACGGCCTCTCCGCCCTGATGTGCCCGTTCCTGGTGCACGGCGCCGGGTCCTGGCCCGGCTGGGGCCTGGAGGGCTCGGCGGTGGCGAACGTGGTGGCCCAGACCGTCGTCGCAGGTCTCTTCCTGGCCGCCCTCGCGAAGGAGCGGCGGGCCGCCCCCGACGCCGATCCGGTGCCGCTGCGGCCGGTCCCGTCGCTGATCAGGGCCCAGCTCGGGCTCGGCCGGGACCTCATCCTGCGCACCGCCGCGTTCCAGGCCTGCTTCCTCTCCGCGACGGCCGTCGCCGCCCGGTTCGGCGCGCCCTCGGTGGCCGCGCACCAGATCGTCCTGCAGCTGTGGAACTTCCAGTCGCTCGTGCTCGACGCCGTGGCGATCGCCGCCCAGTCCCTGGTCGGGGCCGCGCTGGGGGCGGGCGGGGCGCAGCGGGCGAAGGCGGTGGCGAAGCAGGTCACCCGCTACGGGCTGGTCCTCGGGATCGGGTTCGCGGTGGTGTTCGCCGCGCTCTACCCGGTACTGCCGCGGGTGTTCACCGCCGATCCGGCGACGCTCGCCGCCGTCCCGCTGGCGTGGTGGTTCTTCACCGCGCTGCAGCCGATCGCGGGAGTGGTCTTCGCGATCGACGGGGTGCTGCTCGGCGCCGGGGACGCGGCGTTCCTCCGCACGACGACGCTGCTCGCCGCGGCCGCCGGCTTCCTCCCGCTGATCTGGGTCTCGCTCGTGTTCGGCTGGGGCCTCGCCGGGATCTGGACCGGGCTGAGCCTGTTCATGCTGATCAGGCTGGTGGCGGTGGGCCTGCGGATGTGGTCGGGACGCTGGGCGGTGACGGGAGCGGTCCGGGCCTGA
- a CDS encoding DHH family phosphoesterase has protein sequence MGQGIRSAALEASVAGAANVLRGAREVVLLAHVQPDADALGSALALGIALHRRGVRVTVSFGATSGADERVPESLRSLDEYGLLVPAAEVPAAPEVLVACDTADIGRLGSLAGLLDTAGTSILVDHHASNPGFGTVRVLDPAAEATVMLVRRVLAALGEPLDAVIGRCLYAGLATDTVGFRTAGPGAHRLAAELVEAGVEVEPLIRRIVDTHPFSWLQALAGLLADARLEPDAAGGRGLVHTSVPAAVVAAFGQEEVESVVGHLRTAAEADVAAVFKQVGPQRWALSLRGKGSVDLSAVAVALGGGGHHDAAGAVGDGDLAEVRAALRAALTAVTG, from the coding sequence GTGGGGCAGGGGATCCGCTCCGCGGCCCTCGAGGCCTCGGTCGCCGGGGCCGCGAACGTGCTGCGGGGCGCCCGTGAGGTCGTCCTGCTCGCCCACGTGCAGCCGGACGCGGACGCGCTCGGCAGCGCGCTGGCCCTCGGGATCGCGCTGCACCGGCGCGGCGTGCGCGTGACCGTCTCCTTCGGCGCCACGTCCGGAGCTGACGAGCGGGTCCCGGAGTCCCTGCGCTCGCTGGACGAGTACGGCCTGCTCGTGCCCGCCGCCGAGGTCCCCGCGGCCCCCGAGGTCCTCGTCGCCTGCGACACCGCGGACATCGGGCGGCTCGGCTCGCTGGCCGGCCTCCTCGACACCGCGGGCACGTCGATCCTGGTGGACCACCACGCGTCGAACCCGGGGTTCGGGACGGTGCGCGTGCTGGACCCGGCCGCGGAAGCCACCGTGATGCTCGTGCGCCGGGTGCTCGCCGCGCTCGGCGAGCCCCTGGACGCCGTCATCGGCCGCTGCCTCTACGCCGGGCTGGCCACGGACACCGTCGGGTTCCGCACCGCGGGCCCCGGTGCGCACCGCCTCGCCGCCGAGCTGGTGGAGGCCGGGGTGGAGGTCGAGCCGTTGATCCGGCGGATCGTCGACACCCACCCGTTCAGCTGGCTGCAGGCCCTGGCCGGCCTCCTCGCGGACGCCCGGCTGGAGCCGGACGCGGCGGGCGGGCGGGGCCTCGTGCACACCTCCGTCCCGGCCGCCGTCGTCGCGGCGTTCGGCCAGGAGGAGGTCGAGAGCGTGGTCGGCCACCTGCGGACCGCCGCGGAGGCGGACGTCGCCGCGGTGTTCAAGCAGGTCGGCCCGCAGCGCTGGGCGCTGTCGCTGCGCGGGAAGGGCAGCGTGGACCTGTCCGCCGTGGCCGTCGCGCTGGGCGGGGGCGGGCACCACGACGCCGCCGGCGCCGTAGGGGACGGCGACCTCGCCGAGGTGCGGGCGGCGCTGCGGGCGGCGCTCACCGCCGTGACCGGCTGA